The genomic segment TTTGGCCGTGTAAGAAGCTTCTCTAAATATTCATTACACCTTAGGAATTCACAAAAAGGTAAAAACGAACAAACCAAGCCGCTACTAAGAGGGTGCGCCAACTGTAAAACCCTTTTGGCGCAGGCCTTTCAAATTGCGGGCTGCAATTGGAATTGTTGGTATTGTTTCGTTGATATGTCGCGAAGAACAGCCCAAGTTAAAAATGGGGAGTATCTTTCATCTGATGAACTTATTGACATGTTCCTAACAGTAGAAAAAATCAATGTACTTGATTTAACAGGAGGACAGCCAGACCTTGTACCGGAATGGATTCTTTGGACAATGGAAGAACTTGATAAAAGAAATTTAAGGGACAAGATATTCCTCTGGAGCGACGACAATCTAAGCACTGATTATTTTTGGAGATATTTAACTAGGAAACAAATTGAATACATAAAAATGTTTCCAAAATATTCAAGGACCGGATGTTTCAAGGGTTATGATGAAAGCTCTTTTTCTTTTAACACTGGAGCAAAGCCAGAATTATTTCAAAGGCAATTTGATTTGTTCCAACGTTTAGTTCGGGAAGGCATAGATATGTACGCGTATGCTACGTTTACAAATCAAGATGATATTTATCTGGATAGAAATATAAAACTTTTTGTAGACAAACTGCAGCAGATACATCATAATTTGCCCTTAAGGACAATTCCCCTAAAAATCGTTTCTTTTTCGACAGTTTGCGCATCCAACCATGATTGCGGCAAAACCATAGCTTTCCAATTCGAAGTTTACAACGCTTGGAAAAACGAACTATGTAGCAGATTCAGTGCAAAAGAAATAGAAATGCCATACGAAAAAGTATCATTATCCTAATGGGAGATTAAAATGAGAAGATATTATACTGAAAAGCAAACGCTGAAATGTGGCGATACATCATCACGGAAAGTTGCCGTTTCAAAAGATTATACTTACCTTATTTCCGGACTATGGAACGGTGCAATCTATATTTGGAAAATATCTTCAGGAACAATTTTTCACCAATATACCGAGCATTCCGAAGCAATTACTGATTTAGTTATAACATCTGACAACAAAGTGGTTTCAGCATCCTATGATGGTAATATTTGTATCTGGGATATGAATACGAGCGAAAGGCTTTATAAAACCAAAAAGCTCGGATTAATCAAGAAAATTTTTATATCTGATGACGGTCAATACGCAGGTCTTATTAATTCAAGCAATAGAATTAGGTTTTTAAATCTTAACAGTTTCACAGATGATTTTTCAATATCAACCAAGACAAGGGAAATTACAAGCGTGATTTCCCATAAAAACGGAAGATATTATATTATCGGGTCATTTACGGGCGAAATAGAAATCTGGGACAACCAAAATTCCAGAAGTGTGCTTTCATTCAAAGCCCATAATGATCCGATTACAAATCTAGCAATAGATAAGAGGGGTATATTTTATTCAGCATCCTGGGATTGTATGATAAAGGCGTGGGATATTAGCTGTCTGCCAAGCGTCAAGCAATCGGGAGTTTTAATTGGACATACCAGCTGGATTCTGAATGTTAACTTCGCCGATGATAATACACTAATTTCATGTTCAACGGATAGGACAATCCGAACTTGGGATATTACTAAATACTCAGAAAAGGAAGTACTGTTCGGTCACACTTCTCCTGTTGTATCAATATCTGCGATTCCACCGGAACAAGCCATTATATCAAGTTCTGTCGACCATACTATAAAAATTTGGAGGAAAGAAAAGTCCAAAAAAGACAAACAATTCCATAAAGATTCTGTATGGGGAGTAAAATTCGACCAAAAAAGCGAAACAATAATTTCCTCATCAGCAGACCGATCTGCCGGTTTTCACTGGTTAAACAGTAAAAAACAAAAACGGTTGGATGGCCACCAAAGCTGGGTAAATAATTCTTTTATTTCTTGTGATGGCAATATTGCAATATCAGCGTCTGCTGATAATCAGCTTATGGTGTGGGATATTGAATCAGGCTACCACCTAAACACACTATCTGGACATTCAAGGTGGGTAAATGATGTTGTAATTTCACAGGATAACGTACTAGCGGTTTCAGGCTCGGCTGACTGGACTGTCCGTGTATGGGATTTAAAAAATAAAGTTGAAAAATTCTTATTCACTGGACACAAATG from the Patescibacteria group bacterium genome contains:
- a CDS encoding WD40 repeat domain-containing protein, whose protein sequence is MRRYYTEKQTLKCGDTSSRKVAVSKDYTYLISGLWNGAIYIWKISSGTIFHQYTEHSEAITDLVITSDNKVVSASYDGNICIWDMNTSERLYKTKKLGLIKKIFISDDGQYAGLINSSNRIRFLNLNSFTDDFSISTKTREITSVISHKNGRYYIIGSFTGEIEIWDNQNSRSVLSFKAHNDPITNLAIDKRGIFYSASWDCMIKAWDISCLPSVKQSGVLIGHTSWILNVNFADDNTLISCSTDRTIRTWDITKYSEKEVLFGHTSPVVSISAIPPEQAIISSSVDHTIKIWRKEKSKKDKQFHKDSVWGVKFDQKSETIISSSADRSAGFHWLNSKKQKRLDGHQSWVNNSFISCDGNIAISASADNQLMVWDIESGYHLNTLSGHSRWVNDVVISQDNVLAVSGSADWTVRVWDLKNKVEKFLFTGHKCQVTSVDLTSNNSLAISASADHTIKIWSLYDQKNIKTLIGHNGAVTSISLAHEENIIISGSLDGSLRLWDFKNNDESEILQNGVQRIWNVSIMPNAEKAVSISGMFIYLWDINNKTLLYKHANKCIFTACAISPDGKLFIGADLFGKIHLFDTEKEKKIDTI
- a CDS encoding 4Fe-4S cluster-binding domain-containing protein, which encodes MKYIDSDKIAKSLRNKLVELNAKKVLIANLTETEEEKDNYTKVNCDGFGRVRSFSKYSLHLRNSQKGKNEQTKPLLRGCANCKTLLAQAFQIAGCNWNCWYCFVDMSRRTAQVKNGEYLSSDELIDMFLTVEKINVLDLTGGQPDLVPEWILWTMEELDKRNLRDKIFLWSDDNLSTDYFWRYLTRKQIEYIKMFPKYSRTGCFKGYDESSFSFNTGAKPELFQRQFDLFQRLVREGIDMYAYATFTNQDDIYLDRNIKLFVDKLQQIHHNLPLRTIPLKIVSFSTVCASNHDCGKTIAFQFEVYNAWKNELCSRFSAKEIEMPYEKVSLS